A window from Candidatus Omnitrophota bacterium encodes these proteins:
- a CDS encoding sensor domain-containing diguanylate cyclase has translation MERGVNTIVDSLFDEGAPQVSGAQGTEGMFLYVPLMVKNARIGVLVVDNIFSQQPITKDERESIDILANQAAITIEKARLYEEVKELSIRDSLTGLYVHNFFLARLDEEVKRAVRSKEKFALIIIDIDGFKRYNDLYGHQAGDMIITSLADILKVHIRNFDVKGRPVDAIGRYGGDEFVVLLARSDTGNAVTVGKRLREAVKAKEIKVDGKSVSFTISMGIAVYPDDGTTQQQLFKKADDALYWAKQHGKDQVCLVKDIGKKGSTEIF, from the coding sequence ATCGAAAGAGGCGTTAACACGATAGTCGACAGCCTGTTCGATGAAGGGGCGCCCCAGGTTTCCGGGGCGCAGGGGACAGAGGGCATGTTCCTTTACGTCCCGCTGATGGTGAAGAACGCCAGGATAGGCGTTCTTGTGGTAGATAATATCTTCAGCCAGCAGCCTATAACAAAAGATGAGCGGGAGAGTATCGATATACTCGCGAACCAGGCGGCGATCACAATAGAAAAAGCGAGATTATACGAAGAGGTAAAAGAGCTTTCCATCCGCGACAGCCTCACCGGCCTCTATGTGCATAATTTTTTCCTCGCCCGCCTCGATGAAGAAGTAAAGAGGGCCGTAAGGTCCAAGGAGAAATTCGCCCTTATCATAATCGATATCGACGGGTTTAAGAGGTATAACGACCTCTATGGCCATCAGGCGGGCGACATGATAATAACCTCGTTGGCGGACATCCTAAAGGTGCATATACGTAATTTCGATGTCAAAGGCCGGCCCGTGGACGCTATAGGCAGGTACGGCGGGGATGAGTTTGTCGTCCTTCTCGCCAGGTCCGATACAGGCAATGCCGTCACCGTAGGAAAAAGGCTGAGGGAAGCGGTCAAGGCCAAAGAGATAAAGGTCGACGGTAAATCCGTCTCTTTCACCATAAGTATGGGCATCGCCGTCTATCCGGATGACGGCACGACACAGCAGCAGCTGTTCAAGAAGGCGGACGACGCCTTATACTGGGCAAAACAACACGGGAAGGACCAGGTCTGCCTTGTGAAGGATATAGGGAAGAAGGGCTCTACAGAGATCTTCTGA